CCGCAGGAATGGAAGATCCTCTGGTTTGTCCTGGTTTCGGCTTTCATCGCCCTCGGATACGGCGCCTTCCTGGCGAAGAAGACCATCCAGGAAGACCCTGGCAGTCAGGCCATGCAGGATGTGGCCAAGGCGATTGAAGAGGGGGCACTGGCCTACCTTGCGCGACAGGT
This genomic window from Candidatus Methylomirabilis tolerans contains:
- a CDS encoding sodium/proton-translocating pyrophosphatase, encoding MSEASIVLPTFGPQEWKILWFVLVSAFIALGYGAFLAKKTIQEDPGSQAMQDVAKAIEEGALAYLARQV